In Sphingobacteriaceae bacterium, the following proteins share a genomic window:
- a CDS encoding aldo/keto reductase, whose product MEYRQLGASGLRIPVLSFGTATFGGSNEFFKAWGNTQVDEATRMVNLCLDAGVNLFDTANIYSQGTAEEILGKALKGLRDKVLISTKATFSMGEGANNYGSSRLHLIQQCEASLKRLNVDHIDIYHMHGFDALTPVEETLKTLDTLIQSGKVRYIACSNFSGWHLMKSLSASEKFGWSKYIAHQAYYSLLNREFEWELMPLGIDQNIGTIVWSPLASGRLGGKFRRGQPFPKDNRMAQGGAHGPATNEERLYKIMDALDEVAAETNKSVSQVALNWLLQRPTIANIIIGARNEEQLKQNLGAIGWNLTVEQIKKLDTASQRDKIYPYWHQAQDQNLVPDPKFY is encoded by the coding sequence ATGGAATATAGACAACTTGGAGCTTCCGGACTCAGAATTCCGGTTTTAAGTTTTGGAACAGCAACCTTCGGTGGAAGCAACGAATTTTTTAAAGCATGGGGAAACACACAGGTAGACGAAGCCACCCGCATGGTGAATTTATGCCTGGATGCCGGCGTAAATTTGTTTGACACCGCAAATATTTATTCGCAGGGAACTGCTGAAGAAATTTTAGGAAAAGCCTTAAAAGGTCTTCGCGATAAAGTGCTTATTTCAACAAAGGCAACTTTCTCAATGGGAGAAGGAGCAAATAATTACGGATCTTCCCGCCTTCACTTAATTCAGCAATGTGAAGCCAGTTTAAAACGTTTGAATGTAGACCATATTGACATCTATCACATGCACGGTTTCGATGCTCTAACGCCTGTTGAAGAAACTCTGAAAACACTGGATACTTTAATTCAGAGTGGCAAAGTGCGTTACATTGCCTGTTCTAATTTTTCAGGGTGGCACTTAATGAAATCTCTTTCTGCTTCTGAAAAATTTGGCTGGTCGAAATACATTGCTCACCAGGCTTATTATTCCTTATTGAACCGCGAATTTGAATGGGAATTAATGCCGTTAGGAATTGATCAAAATATTGGCACGATCGTCTGGAGCCCCTTAGCTTCAGGGCGTTTGGGCGGAAAATTCAGAAGAGGACAACCTTTTCCAAAAGATAACCGCATGGCACAAGGCGGCGCGCATGGACCAGCCACTAACGAAGAGCGTCTCTATAAAATCATGGATGCTTTAGATGAAGTGGCGGCAGAAACAAATAAAAGTGTTTCGCAGGTTGCTTTGAATTGGCTATTACAACGTCCTACAATTGCAAACATTATTATTGGCGCAAGAAACGAAGAACAATTAAAACAAAATCTCGGCGCTATTGGTTGGAATCTAACAGTAGAACAAATTAAAAAATTAGATACCGCCAGTCAGCGCGACAAAATTTATCCATACTGGCACCAGGCACAGGATCAAAATTTAGTACCCGATCCAAAATTTTATTAA
- a CDS encoding MFS transporter has translation MHDSQHPAPLSSNKEKKVIYFPDLAHKPSLKATRLGLCLFFFSYGLCFASWASRIPDIKNLLQLSDGQLGAILLMLPAGQLIAMPFSGRLVARFGSNKTVVIGIILYALALINIGLVTYPWQLFLSLFVFGMFGNMANISANTQAIGVEKMIGKPIMISFHGLWSVAGFTGAMIGIFMMTHNVSLLGHFCSVAALVICLVLIGKPFLVRGRSELKQSKKSFFTKPDPELIKLGTIGFCSMASEGAMFDWSGVYFQKVVSAPPGLIILGYAAFMSTMAGGRFFGDSLVKKIGAKNLLQLSGFFIAGGLIISITFPTLLFATLGFLIVGFGVSSVVPTVYSSAGKAQNISPSMALAAVSSISFLGFLCGPPLIGYVSQLSNLRYSFGVIALLGFCTTLMVGRAKLIK, from the coding sequence ATGCACGACTCGCAACACCCCGCTCCTCTTTCCTCAAACAAAGAAAAGAAAGTAATTTATTTCCCTGACCTTGCACACAAGCCTTCATTAAAAGCAACACGCTTAGGCTTGTGCTTATTTTTCTTTTCGTACGGCTTGTGCTTCGCCTCCTGGGCGAGCCGTATCCCTGATATTAAAAATTTGCTTCAGCTTAGCGACGGACAATTAGGTGCTATTCTTTTAATGTTGCCCGCCGGACAACTAATAGCCATGCCTTTTTCGGGCAGACTTGTGGCCCGGTTCGGAAGCAACAAAACGGTTGTTATCGGAATTATTCTTTATGCTTTAGCCTTGATAAACATCGGCCTGGTAACTTATCCCTGGCAATTATTTCTTTCCTTATTTGTATTTGGCATGTTTGGAAATATGGCCAACATCTCAGCAAATACCCAAGCCATTGGCGTGGAAAAAATGATCGGGAAACCCATTATGATTTCTTTTCATGGGCTCTGGAGTGTTGCAGGATTTACCGGAGCCATGATTGGTATTTTTATGATGACTCATAACGTCTCTCTTCTCGGTCATTTCTGCTCCGTAGCAGCATTAGTAATCTGCCTGGTTTTAATTGGCAAACCTTTTTTAGTGCGAGGAAGGTCAGAATTAAAGCAAAGCAAAAAATCTTTTTTCACAAAACCCGATCCTGAACTGATAAAATTAGGCACTATAGGTTTTTGCAGCATGGCCAGCGAAGGAGCAATGTTCGACTGGAGCGGCGTTTATTTCCAAAAAGTGGTAAGTGCTCCTCCAGGTCTGATAATATTGGGGTACGCGGCCTTTATGAGCACCATGGCAGGTGGAAGGTTCTTTGGAGACAGTTTGGTAAAAAAAATAGGTGCAAAAAATTTGTTACAGCTTAGTGGATTCTTTATCGCAGGCGGACTCATCATCTCCATCACTTTTCCAACATTACTTTTCGCAACATTAGGATTTTTGATTGTTGGTTTTGGCGTTTCTTCTGTAGTTCCAACCGTTTATAGCTCAGCCGGAAAAGCGCAAAACATTTCACCTAGTATGGCATTGGCTGCGGTTTCATCCATCAGCTTTTTAGGCTTTCTTTGCGGACCACCCTTGATTGGTTATGTCTCGCAACTATCCAACTTACGTTATTCTTTTGGCGTGATTGCCTTATTAGGATTTTGTACAACCCTTATGGTTGGGAGGGCAAAACTAATTAAGTAA
- a CDS encoding PKD domain containing protein — protein sequence MKFLKLYLPGLILFWATCISAQGKNDTVYKVFQFPANKIPSIDGELSDWKLVPESYAVKTDQLVDDTKHYDSINKKTIDVSVKVAWIKGLNRLYFLYEATDNYWDFSSKDLHHDIFEVVVDGDASGGPFIDRFHPNKKIDPMDAWFSYHGVQAQNYHIYTPNAEMDWTLAWGSQNWIKELPYANAAYKYSFKPGEAGKLILEFWITPFDYAGNTPDRAVESVLTENKLIGLGWAILDYDDPKNPKQDGFWNLSRKHTMYGNASELPMFKLMPLEKEFQKAIDAKWSFILLDEKLRQVAFHDESVGKVSKWLWDFGDGTTSTEQHPVHTYKKPDKYIVTLSVEGEAGSSKLTKVWDVVVR from the coding sequence ATGAAATTTTTAAAACTATATCTACCTGGGCTTATACTCTTTTGGGCAACATGCATAAGCGCACAGGGCAAGAATGATACTGTGTACAAAGTTTTTCAATTTCCTGCCAATAAAATTCCTTCCATAGATGGTGAACTTTCAGACTGGAAGCTGGTACCTGAATCTTATGCCGTTAAAACCGATCAACTGGTTGATGATACGAAACATTACGACAGCATAAATAAAAAGACAATTGACGTGAGCGTGAAAGTGGCATGGATAAAAGGGTTGAATCGTCTGTATTTTTTATACGAGGCCACCGATAACTATTGGGATTTTTCTTCAAAGGATCTTCACCACGATATTTTTGAAGTAGTTGTGGATGGCGATGCATCGGGCGGTCCTTTTATAGACCGGTTTCATCCGAATAAAAAAATCGATCCCATGGATGCCTGGTTTTCATATCATGGCGTTCAAGCGCAAAACTATCATATCTACACGCCAAACGCAGAAATGGATTGGACGCTTGCCTGGGGTAGTCAGAATTGGATTAAGGAATTACCTTACGCAAACGCGGCTTACAAGTATAGTTTTAAACCAGGTGAAGCGGGAAAATTAATTTTAGAATTCTGGATCACACCTTTTGATTACGCCGGCAATACGCCTGATCGCGCTGTGGAATCTGTTTTAACTGAAAATAAATTAATTGGTTTAGGCTGGGCTATTCTTGATTACGACGATCCGAAAAATCCCAAACAAGATGGATTTTGGAATTTATCACGCAAACATACTATGTACGGCAATGCTTCTGAATTGCCGATGTTTAAACTCATGCCTCTTGAAAAGGAGTTTCAGAAGGCGATTGATGCAAAGTGGAGTTTTATATTGCTAGACGAGAAATTGAGACAGGTGGCTTTTCACGACGAATCTGTAGGTAAAGTGTCTAAGTGGTTATGGGATTTTGGCGACGGTACAACTTCTACAGAACAACATCCAGTGCATACTTATAAAAAGCCAGATAAATACATTGTAACTCTTTCGGTGGAAGGAGAGGCCGGAAGCTCAAAACTGACGAAGGTTTGGGATGTGGTTGTGCGATAG
- a CDS encoding glycoside hydrolase, giving the protein MNFIFRNGFYFFLLAFCLQSYICPANSKTKVFNVLNFGARGDGTTLDTKAFQQAIDKASAAKGQVVVPGGYKFLVGSIILKSNMDFHLEEGSVILISTEHKDYIGEAAIKARNADNLTISGTGYINGQDLKYMDHYEKENEWWIPKEWRPNLFELIACKNLLIKDISFGEAPRWGLHMIGCEKVLIDHITIKNHLDVPNCDGIDPDHCRDVEIKNCNIECGDDGIVIKATKQDEDFGPSANIRVHDCIIKTQDSGIKIGTETTSDVYNVTFERIKILASCRGITIQLRDAGNVHHIVFSDITFESKYHSDPWWGRGEAISFTAIPRTPETKLGMIHDITVKNVSGNAENSARISGTKESVIKNVLFENVHITFARTTLYKGGLFDNRPTKVYEGIEQHSTPAYSIRFAEEITLKNCSAKWGKNVPDYFSYGLETNDVKNIHLIGFDSQSAHPEIFDAVFFR; this is encoded by the coding sequence ATGAATTTTATTTTTCGCAACGGGTTTTATTTTTTCTTATTGGCTTTTTGTTTGCAATCTTATATTTGCCCGGCAAACTCCAAAACGAAAGTATTTAATGTTCTTAACTTTGGAGCCAGGGGAGATGGAACAACACTTGATACCAAAGCGTTTCAACAAGCTATTGATAAGGCGAGCGCTGCAAAAGGACAAGTGGTGGTTCCTGGTGGATATAAATTCCTGGTAGGAAGTATTATTCTGAAAAGTAATATGGATTTTCACCTGGAAGAGGGCTCTGTGATTTTGATCAGCACAGAACACAAGGATTATATTGGTGAAGCTGCTATTAAAGCCAGAAATGCAGACAACCTGACTATCTCGGGAACGGGCTACATCAACGGTCAGGATTTAAAATACATGGATCACTATGAGAAAGAAAACGAGTGGTGGATTCCTAAAGAATGGCGCCCGAATTTGTTTGAACTCATTGCCTGCAAAAATCTTTTGATAAAAGATATTAGTTTTGGAGAGGCGCCACGGTGGGGCTTACATATGATTGGCTGCGAAAAGGTTTTAATAGATCATATTACAATAAAAAATCATCTGGATGTTCCGAATTGCGATGGGATTGATCCGGATCATTGCAGAGATGTAGAAATTAAAAATTGCAACATTGAATGTGGAGACGATGGGATAGTAATTAAAGCTACTAAACAAGACGAGGATTTTGGTCCTTCAGCAAATATCCGGGTACACGATTGCATTATCAAAACACAGGATTCGGGAATTAAGATCGGGACGGAGACGACTTCCGACGTTTACAATGTTACTTTTGAAAGAATCAAGATACTGGCCTCTTGTCGCGGAATCACTATTCAGCTGAGGGACGCAGGCAACGTTCATCATATTGTATTTTCAGATATTACTTTCGAATCCAAATACCATTCAGATCCCTGGTGGGGCAGAGGTGAAGCCATTTCTTTTACTGCAATTCCGCGAACGCCAGAAACAAAATTAGGCATGATACATGATATCACCGTTAAAAATGTAAGCGGTAACGCTGAAAATAGCGCAAGGATCAGCGGAACAAAAGAAAGTGTCATTAAGAATGTTCTCTTTGAAAATGTACACATTACTTTTGCGAGAACAACGTTGTATAAAGGTGGACTTTTTGACAATCGTCCCACAAAAGTTTATGAGGGTATTGAACAGCACAGCACGCCAGCCTACAGTATCCGTTTTGCAGAGGAAATAACTTTAAAAAATTGCAGTGCTAAGTGGGGAAAAAATGTTCCGGACTATTTTTCGTATGGCTTGGAAACTAACGACGTGAAGAATATTCATTTGATCGGGTTTGACAGTCAGTCGGCACATCCTGAGATTTTTGACGCTGTGTTTTTTCGATAA
- a CDS encoding 3-oxoacyl-ACP synthase yields the protein MNISITGIGSYIPENIVTNESFANSVFYNEDGSLISQPAETIIRKFKAITGIEERRYVSNDLLMSDIASIAARRAIEDAGIDPETLDGIILAHNFGNIPHGKVQTDILPSIASRIKHDLKIKNPDCIAFDILFGCPGWVQGVIIARQYILSGESKRFLVIGAETLSRVLDPHDRDSMIYADGAAATIIEGTNEPDLKGILSTAAQTYAEKEAYYLFYDTSYNKEHAPNTRYIKMEGRKIYEFALTNVPLAMKKCLDKSGVGIDKLKKVFIHQANEKMDDAIIREFYKLYNKEVPKDIMPMSIHKLGNSSVATVPTLLELVLKGKQPEHELEKGDVILLASVGAGMNVNAITYVV from the coding sequence ATGAATATTTCCATCACCGGCATAGGAAGTTATATTCCTGAAAACATTGTAACCAATGAAAGTTTTGCGAATTCTGTGTTTTATAATGAAGATGGAAGTCTGATTTCACAGCCTGCAGAAACCATCATTCGAAAATTTAAAGCGATTACCGGAATTGAGGAACGTCGTTATGTGTCGAACGATCTTTTAATGTCTGATATTGCAAGCATTGCAGCCCGGCGTGCTATTGAAGATGCAGGCATTGATCCGGAAACGCTTGATGGCATTATTCTCGCGCATAATTTCGGAAATATTCCACACGGAAAAGTACAGACTGATATTTTGCCGAGTATTGCTTCACGCATTAAACACGATCTTAAAATTAAAAATCCGGATTGTATTGCATTCGACATTTTATTTGGTTGTCCGGGTTGGGTACAAGGGGTTATTATTGCGCGCCAGTATATTTTATCAGGAGAATCAAAACGATTTTTAGTCATTGGAGCTGAGACACTTTCCCGTGTTTTAGATCCTCACGATCGTGATTCGATGATCTATGCAGATGGCGCAGCTGCTACTATTATTGAAGGGACAAATGAGCCGGATTTAAAGGGGATTTTGAGTACGGCTGCGCAAACTTATGCAGAAAAGGAAGCTTATTATTTATTTTACGATACGTCTTATAATAAAGAGCATGCGCCTAATACCCGTTATATTAAAATGGAAGGCAGGAAGATTTATGAATTTGCTTTAACAAATGTGCCCCTGGCTATGAAAAAGTGTTTGGATAAATCAGGAGTGGGAATTGACAAATTAAAAAAAGTATTTATTCACCAGGCAAACGAAAAAATGGATGATGCAATTATTCGCGAATTTTATAAACTTTACAATAAAGAAGTTCCAAAAGACATTATGCCTATGAGTATTCATAAGCTTGGAAATAGCTCTGTAGCTACTGTTCCAACTTTACTGGAACTTGTGCTGAAAGGAAAACAGCCGGAACATGAATTGGAAAAAGGGGATGTTATTTTACTTGCTTCGGTAGGTGCGGGTATGAATGTAAATGCCATAACATATGTGGTTTAA
- a CDS encoding ribonucleoside-diphosphate reductase, adenosylcobalamin-dependent: MNSVKDIPMPTIYTQDEAYSAALKYFKNDDLAARVWVNKYALKDSDGNIYEKTPDDMHRRIAGEIARIENNYPNPLKENEIFELIRNFKYIIPQGSPMTGIGNPYQIASLSNCFVIGNDGDSDSYGGILKIDQEQVQLMKRRGGVGHDLTHIRPKYSPVKNSALTSTGLVPFMERYSNSTREVAQEGRRGALMLSVAIKHPDAEDFINAKLEQGKVTGANVSVRIDDAFMKAVESNSAYMQQYPVNSKNPLVKKEIDAQSLWKKIVHNAWKSAEPGILFWDTIINESLPDCYADLGYKTVSTNPCGEIPLCPYDSCRLLAINLFSYVDEPFTKHAKFNFGLFKKHVAFSQRIMDDIIDLELEKIDAILEKIKSDPEDELIKQTEINLWINIRHKAEEGRRTGIGITAEGDMLAALNLRYGTEEATEFSVEIHKTVALEAYRASVNTAKERGAFAIFDAEREKNNPFMLRLKEADSKLYYEMLEHGRRNIALLTIAPTGTTSLMSQTTSGIEPVFLPVYKRRRKVNPNDKNVRIDFVDEVGDSWEEYVVFHHRFKEWMDVNGYDISKNYSQEELDVLVKKSPYYKATSNDVNYLNKVKMQGAIQKWVDHSISVTINMPNDVSEELVGECYLEAWRAGCKGVTVYRDGSRSGVLISNDEPKKEEKTEVTSQFPVSRPAALKADVVRFQNNKGKWIAFIGLIDNKPYEIFTGYADDEDGILLPRNVNEGVIIKNREADGRSRYDFQYLNQRGYKTTVEGLSHKFNPEYWNYAKLISGTLRHGMPIENVVELIGSLQLDENINTWKNGVARALKRYIPDGTVSKQQKCSNCNSVNLHYQEGCLTCNDCGSSKCG; encoded by the coding sequence ATGAACTCTGTAAAAGACATCCCGATGCCGACAATTTATACACAAGATGAAGCCTATTCAGCGGCTTTAAAATATTTTAAGAATGACGATTTAGCTGCCAGGGTTTGGGTAAATAAATACGCCCTGAAAGATTCGGATGGAAACATTTATGAGAAAACTCCGGATGATATGCACCGAAGAATAGCGGGTGAGATTGCTCGAATAGAAAATAACTATCCAAATCCTTTAAAAGAGAACGAAATATTTGAACTAATCAGAAACTTCAAATATATTATTCCACAAGGAAGTCCGATGACGGGAATAGGCAATCCTTACCAGATAGCTTCTTTATCCAACTGTTTTGTAATTGGGAATGATGGTGATTCAGATTCTTACGGTGGAATATTAAAAATAGACCAGGAGCAGGTGCAGTTAATGAAACGCCGTGGTGGCGTAGGACATGACTTGACGCATATCCGTCCGAAATATTCTCCGGTAAAAAACTCTGCATTAACTTCTACGGGGCTTGTTCCCTTTATGGAACGTTATTCCAATTCCACGCGGGAAGTGGCTCAGGAAGGACGTCGTGGCGCTTTGATGTTATCAGTGGCTATTAAACATCCCGATGCAGAAGATTTTATCAATGCGAAATTAGAACAAGGAAAAGTGACCGGAGCAAATGTTTCCGTGCGCATAGACGATGCGTTTATGAAAGCAGTTGAGAGCAATTCAGCGTACATGCAACAGTATCCGGTAAATTCTAAAAACCCTCTTGTAAAAAAAGAAATTGACGCTCAAAGTCTCTGGAAAAAAATCGTGCACAACGCATGGAAATCTGCAGAGCCGGGAATTTTATTTTGGGATACCATTATCAATGAATCTTTGCCCGATTGTTATGCAGACCTTGGATACAAAACGGTGTCTACAAATCCATGTGGAGAGATCCCTTTGTGTCCCTACGACTCGTGTCGTTTACTGGCTATCAATTTGTTTTCTTATGTAGATGAACCTTTTACCAAGCATGCAAAATTTAATTTCGGGCTTTTTAAAAAACATGTTGCATTTTCTCAACGGATTATGGATGACATCATTGACCTGGAACTTGAAAAAATCGATGCTATTCTTGAAAAGATAAAATCAGATCCTGAAGACGAATTGATCAAACAAACAGAAATAAATTTATGGATCAATATCCGTCACAAAGCAGAAGAAGGAAGAAGAACAGGAATTGGCATTACTGCAGAAGGAGATATGCTTGCAGCATTGAACCTACGATACGGAACAGAAGAAGCTACTGAATTTTCTGTGGAGATTCATAAAACGGTTGCCCTTGAAGCCTACAGAGCTTCGGTGAACACAGCTAAAGAGCGCGGAGCCTTCGCTATTTTTGATGCTGAGCGCGAAAAAAATAATCCTTTTATGTTGCGTTTAAAAGAAGCGGATTCAAAACTTTATTATGAAATGCTGGAGCATGGCAGAAGGAACATAGCTTTGTTAACGATTGCTCCAACGGGAACTACAAGCTTAATGTCACAAACAACTTCGGGAATTGAACCTGTGTTTTTACCGGTTTATAAAAGAAGAAGAAAAGTAAATCCAAACGATAAAAATGTGCGCATCGATTTTGTGGATGAAGTTGGCGATTCGTGGGAAGAGTATGTTGTTTTTCATCACCGCTTTAAAGAATGGATGGATGTTAACGGTTACGATATTTCAAAAAATTATTCGCAGGAAGAACTGGATGTTTTGGTGAAAAAATCCCCTTATTACAAAGCAACTTCCAATGATGTAAATTACCTGAATAAGGTAAAAATGCAGGGAGCAATTCAAAAATGGGTTGATCATTCTATCAGCGTTACTATCAATATGCCCAATGACGTGTCTGAAGAGCTAGTGGGTGAGTGTTATCTGGAAGCCTGGAGAGCCGGTTGCAAAGGCGTTACCGTATACAGAGATGGTTCACGTTCGGGTGTGTTAATTAGCAACGACGAGCCCAAAAAAGAAGAAAAAACTGAAGTTACTTCACAATTTCCGGTGAGTCGTCCTGCAGCTTTAAAGGCAGACGTGGTAAGATTTCAAAACAATAAAGGCAAGTGGATTGCTTTTATCGGTTTGATAGACAACAAACCTTACGAAATATTTACGGGTTATGCTGATGACGAAGATGGTATTTTATTGCCGCGTAATGTGAATGAAGGAGTTATTATCAAGAACCGTGAGGCAGACGGAAGATCACGTTATGATTTTCAATATTTGAATCAACGTGGTTACAAAACTACGGTAGAAGGATTGTCACATAAATTTAATCCGGAGTACTGGAATTATGCAAAATTGATTTCAGGAACATTAAGACATGGTATGCCCATTGAAAATGTGGTTGAACTTATTGGAAGTCTGCAACTGGATGAAAATATCAACACCTGGAAGAACGGTGTTGCCAGAGCTTTAAAGAGGTATATACCAGATGGCACCGTTTCTAAACAACAAAAATGTTCTAATTGCAATTCGGTGAATTTGCATTACCAGGAAGGTTGTTTGACTTGCAATGATTGTGGGTCGTCGAAGTGCGGGTAG
- a CDS encoding carbohydrate esterase, translating to MKSKFRTALILSLIFSEFVAQTNSTFKLFPQNKSQNVNPDCHLVLTFQEDVRLGKSGKIKIYDASDNKLVDSLDVSIPAGPTLKDTTRVLYSPKPYEYLKGNFTNANTKPGTPSGLALPNSGNYQLTIIGGFTDAFHFHPVIIHNQVATIYPHNNLLQYNKTYYVTIDPEVFAVRDFKGIQKFAWTFSTKKEAPKKGQAYLVVNTNGTNDFNTVQGALDFVPYGEHKNVTILIKNGTYEELVYVRKKSNITLVGEDREKTIVTYTNYEAFNAHPKNLATNELPGTFPSRRGAFTVDNCNDISVTNLSIKNPSDQQAEGLLITGERNMLYHVNIRGGGDALQVNGSAYFKECKIEGGGDMILGRGAAFFDHCELYSKYTFMWIRNTAANHGNVFVNCTFKGIGTKPTDLAREPDNKEKTYPYSEAVLINCTLENIIPQGWGQIDGATENIHYWECNSISPDGKPVDISQRHPVSRQLTKEKDAITITNYSTPSYVLGGWEPAVERLIKLGK from the coding sequence ATGAAAAGCAAATTCCGAACCGCATTGATTCTAAGCTTAATTTTTTCAGAATTTGTCGCTCAAACAAATTCAACATTCAAATTGTTTCCGCAAAACAAATCTCAAAATGTAAATCCTGATTGCCATTTGGTTTTGACTTTTCAAGAGGATGTACGCCTGGGAAAATCGGGAAAAATAAAAATTTATGATGCTTCTGATAATAAGCTTGTCGACAGTCTGGATGTGAGCATTCCTGCCGGACCAACGCTTAAAGACACAACAAGGGTACTATACTCACCAAAGCCATATGAGTATCTGAAAGGAAACTTCACAAATGCCAATACAAAACCCGGAACACCTTCAGGCCTGGCACTTCCCAATAGTGGCAACTATCAACTCACAATTATTGGCGGCTTCACAGATGCCTTTCATTTTCACCCTGTGATTATTCACAACCAGGTAGCCACAATTTATCCGCACAATAACCTGTTGCAATACAACAAAACCTATTATGTCACTATAGACCCAGAAGTCTTTGCTGTAAGGGATTTCAAAGGCATACAAAAATTTGCCTGGACCTTTTCCACTAAAAAAGAAGCTCCAAAAAAAGGACAAGCATACTTGGTGGTTAATACGAATGGAACAAATGATTTTAATACGGTACAAGGTGCCCTCGATTTTGTTCCTTATGGCGAACACAAAAATGTAACCATATTAATTAAAAACGGAACTTATGAAGAGTTGGTTTATGTTCGTAAAAAATCAAACATCACCCTCGTTGGTGAAGACCGCGAAAAAACAATAGTAACCTATACTAATTACGAAGCCTTTAATGCGCATCCTAAAAACCTTGCCACCAATGAACTTCCCGGCACTTTCCCATCACGCCGTGGGGCTTTTACGGTAGATAACTGTAATGACATTTCCGTAACAAATTTGAGTATTAAAAACCCCTCCGATCAGCAAGCCGAAGGGCTTTTAATTACGGGTGAAAGAAATATGCTCTACCATGTAAATATCCGTGGTGGTGGCGATGCCCTGCAAGTAAATGGATCAGCGTATTTTAAAGAATGTAAAATTGAAGGTGGTGGAGATATGATACTCGGTCGTGGCGCTGCATTTTTTGATCACTGCGAATTGTATTCCAAGTATACTTTTATGTGGATTCGCAATACAGCCGCTAATCACGGGAATGTTTTTGTGAATTGTACATTTAAAGGTATAGGCACCAAGCCCACCGATCTGGCCCGCGAACCAGACAACAAAGAAAAAACCTATCCTTACAGTGAAGCTGTTTTAATTAATTGTACACTCGAAAATATTATTCCTCAAGGTTGGGGACAAATAGATGGAGCCACAGAAAACATTCACTATTGGGAATGCAACAGTATTTCTCCCGACGGAAAACCTGTAGATATAAGTCAACGCCATCCTGTTTCACGACAATTAACGAAAGAAAAAGACGCTATAACTATTACAAATTACAGCACACCTTCTTATGTTTTAGGAGGCTGGGAGCCCGCAGTAGAGCGTTTGATCAAGCTGGGGAAATAG
- a CDS encoding DNA metabolism protein — MTQYSYDGSFAGLLTCIFEIYDRKSSDPDIVRSGMTDALIFSETMEVVTDEVKAERVWKGLKEKVSEKTLTAIYWAFLSELKGIENSIYLLVKYIFSSNENVESNFGNEYVLLITQIARKVGREKHRFEAFVRFELIGTDFFYSPVDPDFNVLPIIVPHFKSRYPAQDWIIYDTKRKYGIHYDKETEQINEVLIDFSDDKKETSDFVFEPEEKYYKDLWRNYFKSVNIAVRKNTKLHLKHVPKRYWKYLVEKQ; from the coding sequence ATGACGCAGTATTCTTACGACGGAAGCTTCGCCGGTTTATTGACGTGTATTTTCGAAATATACGATCGCAAAAGTTCAGACCCTGATATAGTTAGGTCGGGAATGACGGACGCTTTAATTTTTTCTGAAACTATGGAGGTTGTAACGGACGAAGTAAAAGCGGAACGGGTATGGAAAGGATTAAAAGAAAAAGTTTCTGAAAAAACTTTAACGGCGATTTATTGGGCGTTTTTATCAGAATTAAAGGGAATAGAAAATTCAATCTACCTGCTTGTGAAATATATTTTTAGTTCTAATGAAAATGTAGAGTCGAATTTTGGAAATGAGTATGTGCTTTTAATTACACAAATCGCAAGAAAAGTGGGAAGAGAAAAGCACAGGTTTGAAGCCTTTGTAAGATTTGAATTAATAGGAACGGATTTTTTTTATTCGCCAGTAGATCCCGATTTTAATGTTCTCCCGATTATTGTTCCGCATTTTAAAAGCCGCTATCCCGCGCAGGACTGGATAATTTATGATACCAAAAGAAAATATGGCATTCATTACGATAAAGAAACGGAGCAAATAAATGAGGTTTTAATTGACTTCAGCGACGATAAAAAAGAAACAAGCGATTTTGTTTTTGAGCCGGAAGAAAAGTATTATAAAGACCTTTGGCGTAATTATTTTAAGAGTGTAAATATTGCAGTGCGAAAAAATACCAAACTGCATTTGAAACATGTTCCGAAGCGGTATTGGAAGTATTTGGTGGAGAAACAGTGA